A genomic stretch from Fundulus heteroclitus isolate FHET01 unplaced genomic scaffold, MU-UCD_Fhet_4.1 scaffold_208, whole genome shotgun sequence includes:
- the LOC105925876 gene encoding twist-related protein 2, with protein sequence MREDELSRDEHPKGRVVPKEKLARPLSNACPVVVAMPGITGCKRPLGSHTDHHLIPLAPTSTEDGDRLKPGDDVQIYTPTGPKKLKRSPTHHPPSSSPCLSPVPGHSPGGLPTLEDPHAQRTIANIRERQRTQSLNEAFASLRKIIPTLPSDKLSKIQTLKLASRYIDFLYQVLQSNEMDSKLAGCNYLAHERLSYAFSVWRMEGAWSTMSAGQ encoded by the coding sequence ATGAGAGAGGATGAGCTGTCCAGAGATGAGCACCCTAAAGGAAGGGTGGTTCCCAAAGAGAAGCTGGCAAGACCGCTTTCTAATGCCTGCCCTGTTGTTGTAGCCATGCCGGGCATCACCGGGTGTAAACGTCCTTTGGGCTCACACACCGACCATCACCTGATTCCACTCGCCCCTACCTCAACAGAAGACGGCGACAGGCTCAAACCCGGGGATGACGTTCAGATATACACCCCAACGGGCCCCAAAAAACTCAAAAGGAGCCCCACGCATCATCCGCCTTCCTCCAGCCCATGCCTTTCTCCCGTACCAGGTCACAGTCCCGGAGGACTCCCCACCCTGGAGGACCCACACGCCCAGCGGACCATCGCCAACATCCGCGAGCGCCAGCGGACTCAGTCGCTGAACGAGGCGTTCGCGTCGCTGCGCAAGATCATACCGACGCTTCCCTCGGACAAACTCAGCAAAATTCAAACCCTCAAGCTGGCGTCCCGCTACATTGACTTTCTGTACCAGGTCCTGCAGAGCAACGAGATGGACAGCAAGCTGGCCGGGTGTAACTACCTGGCCCACGAGAGGCTGAGCTACGCCTTCTCTGTCTGGAGGATGGAAGGGGCCTGGTCGACCATGTCCGCTGGTCAGTAG